The Pogona vitticeps strain Pit_001003342236 chromosome 6, PviZW2.1, whole genome shotgun sequence genome contains a region encoding:
- the LOC110088371 gene encoding uncharacterized protein LOC110088371 — MAATQEVPPPALGLHFLYPLEDTMPPRVKMEDPGPPCPEAGWEWDAAGKAPLVVQAGTISDLLRWATPPQVRSDPIPQLWEVQCQEMVQSLRTPSEVMPAPVPVPPPAPGWGNLQLPELAPVDDIEAYLSSFERAAETCQWPRGEWMTRLMPALSGKAQPPHNGLEARGSRNEHRKSKSSGLRGETGASIEMQRQRFRQFRYQDSEGPREACRRLRELCRRWLKPESRTKEQILELLILEQFLTILPQDIQSWVWERSPETCAQAVALVEGYHMGRRESGMWEQQVTVRVKVEQVSPQEMNLPGAPWEPSAPLLPHPECVSSAEVSLNQPLLGPALKMPCVPKQEPRSFQEPGALMANGNREENPLPGGALETGVPSGNLQANAAAENCGQRVSQQHEDRCGETGGNPATQANPVVAPHPPGKPLHRCSECGKTFSRNSHLLTHQRIHTGEKPHQCPQCGKRFGHTSQLTRHQRTHASERPFRCAQCSRSFYQSSELTRHRVSHARDRPYGCSQCGKKFRWSSDLIRHQITHTGERPYKCPECGKKFGQNSHLVRHRRTHTT; from the exons atggCTGCCACTCAGGAAGTGCCTCCACCAGCATTGGGCCTCCATTTCTTGTACCCTTTAGAAGACACAATGCCACCCAGGGTGAAAATGGAGGACCCTGGACCACCGTGCCCTGAAGCAGGATGGGAGTGGGACGCTGCAGGGAAAGCCCCGCTTGTGGTCCAGGCTGGTACCATTAGCGACCTGCTGAGGTGGGCCACCCCTCCCCAGGTGAGGAGTGACCCGATTCCACAGTTGTGGGAGGTTCAGTGCCAGGAGATGGTACAAAGCTTGCGGACACCTTCCGAAGTCATGCCAGCCCCTGTGCCTGTCCCACCTCCAGCTCCTGGCTGGGGGAACCTCCAACTCCCTGAGCTCGCACCTGTGGATGATATTGAGGCCTATTTGTCTTCCTTTGAGAGAGCAGCAGAAACCTGCCAGTGGCCGAGAGGAGAGTGGATGACTCGTCTCATGCCAGCCCTCAGTGGGAAAGCCCAGCCACCCCATAATGGCCTGGAGGCCAGGGGCAGCAGGAACGAGCACAGGAAGTCCAAATCCTCCGGCCTGCGAGGGGAGACCGGGGCCAGTATAGAGATGCAGCGCCAGCGTTTTCGGCAGTTCCGCTACCAGGACTCGGAAGGCCCCCGGGAGGCTTGCCGGCGGCTCCGGGAGCTGTGCCGACGCTGGCTGAAGCCGGAGAGCCGCACAAAGGAGCAGATCTTGGAGCTGTTGATTCTGGAACAGTTCCTGACCATCTTGCCTCAGGACATCCAGAGCTGGGTGTGGGAACGAAGCCCCGAAACATGTGCCCAAGCGGTGGCCTTGGTGGAAGGTTACCACATGGGACGGCGTGAGTCAGGCATGTGGGAGCAACAG GTTACGGTGCGAGTCAAAGTTGAGCAGGTCAGCCCACAAGAAATGAATTTGCCTGGAGCGCCGTGGGAGCCTTCTGCTCCTCTGCTGCCCCATCCCGAATGTGTCTCGTCAGCGGAAGTGTCACTAAACCAGCCTCTCCTAGGCCCTGCTCTGAAGATGCCCTGCGTCCCCAAACAGGAGCCCCGAAGCTTTCAAGAACCAG GTGCCTTGATGGCCAATGGGAACCGTGAAGAGAACCCTCTGCCAGGAGGTGCTTTGGAAACAGGAGTCCCATCTGGGAATTTGCAGGCAAATGCAGCTGCTGAAAATTGTGGCCAGCGAGTGAGTCAGCAACACGAGGATAGATGTGGCGAGACGGGAGGGAATCCAGCCACGCAGGCCAACCCCGTTGTGGCTCCTCACCCCCCGGGAAAGCCCCTCCACCGGTGCTCCGAATGTGGGAAAACCTTTAGCCGTAACTCGCACCTCCTCactcaccagaggatccacactggggagaagcctcaCCAGTGCCCCCAGTGCGGCAAGAGGTTTGGTCACACCTCCCAGCTGACCCGGCATCAGAGGACCCACGCCTCGGAGAGACCGTTCCGGTGCGCCCAGTGCAGCCGGAGTTTTTACCAGAGTTCAGAGCTGACCAGGCACCGGGTATCCCATGCGAGAGATCGTCCATACGGGTGCAGCCAGTGCGGGAAGAAATTCCGGTGGAGTTCCGATCTCATTCGACACCAGATCACCCACACGGGGGAGAGGCCGTATAAGTGCCCTGAGTGCGGGAAGAAATTTGGGCAGAACTCACACTTGGTTCGACATCGGAGAACCCACACCACTTAG